The Apium graveolens cultivar Ventura chromosome 11, ASM990537v1, whole genome shotgun sequence genome has a window encoding:
- the LOC141698514 gene encoding DExH-box ATP-dependent RNA helicase DExH6 isoform X2 translates to MNQTGKRNKKQKGGGGEFNKKNDVHIAESTRIKIHTLLEDFRTSNHKEYTFEANLTNTERAAVHILCRKMGLRSKSSGRGDQRRVSVFTNKAKSGTMKKEKLTCFTFSEESKEVLQDLFMRYPPDDHDIGQETVKFGGINDKLKRKKDDIFSRPDLSKDDIKKKAESLGSRVNNVPMLKQITEKRSKLPIAAFRDVITSTIDSHQVVLISGETGCGKTTQVPQYILDHMWRKGEACKIVCTQPRRISATSVAERISSERGENIGECVGYKIRLESKGGRHSSIVFCTNGVLLRVLIAKGSDRSEIVSSRREKDDISNITHIIVDEIHERDRFSDFMLAIIRDMLPSYPNLRLVLMSATLDAERFSQYFGGCPIIRVPGFTYPVKTFYLEDVLSFLKSSESNHLDCTSISATDDLESVEERKEAIDEAINLAWSTDEFAPLRELVSCERGANLQHSITGVTPLMIFSGKGEVGDLGMLLSFGADCHLRDNDGRNALEWAKHNKQDEAAEILNKHIEESITNSKEENHLLDKYFSTANSELIDVVLIEKLLRKICCDSVDGAILVFLSGWDDIKKTKEILETSNFFKDSNKFVILALHSMVPSMEQKKVFNRPPPGCRKIILSTNISETAITIDDVVYVIDCGRMKEKSYDPYNNVSTLHSSWISKASAKQREGRAGRCQPGICYHLYSKLRAASLPAFQVPEIKRMPIEELCLQVKLLDPECKIDEFLKKTLDPPVFESMRNAIIVLQDIGALTPDEKLTELGEKLGSLPVHPLTSKMLFLAILLNCLDPALTLACASDYRDPFTLPMSPFDKKKAAAAKSELASLYGGQSDQLALIAAFECWKKAKEKGQEARFCSNYYVSSGTMNMLFGMRKQLRSELHRNGFIPDDVSLCSLNAHDPGILDAVLFAGLYPMVGRLFPQKGRRALVETSGGEKVRLHPHSTNFKLSKRNDQPLLIFDEVTRGDGGLHIRNCSVIGPLPLLLLATEIVVAPSKEDDEEGDDDDDDEDGTESEDADLDENDEHVAEKHSKLDIEGEKIMSSPENTVKVVVDRWLAFETTALDVAQIYCLRERLSAATLFKVREPRKILPENFGVSMCAIASVLSYDGRSGISETLDSVEKLTSMVSATEFGQAEQGTNNKIHQPNNFLNSLIRPRNNAAHYYNGKVSASRGMVNRNGQLYYHLRQPPPSASTNHYRGRAPQNFGLPAYEAGVHGEIGPSGDSLKRRYRTHRS, encoded by the exons ATGAATCAAACAGGAAAAAGAAACAAGAAACAAAAGGGTGGAGGAGGAGAGTTTAATAAAAAGAACGATGTTCACATTGCCGAATCTACTCGTATTAAGATACACACTTTACTCGAGGACTTCCGTACATCTAATCACAAAG AATACACATTTGAAGCCAATCTTACAAATACAGAGCGTGCGGCAGTGCATATATTGTGCAGGAAAATGGGGTTGAGGTCCAAAAGCTCTGG GCGCGGTGATCAACGACGTGTCTCTGTTTTCACGAATAAAGCAAAATCAGGTACAATGAAGAAGGAAAAATTGACTTGCTTTACATTTTCGGAAGAGTCAAAAGAAGTATTACAGGATCTATTTATGAGGTATCCACCAGATGATCATGATATCGGACAGGAAACGGTTAAATTTGGTGGAATCAATGACAAATTAAAACGGAAAAAGGATGATATCTTTTCCAGACCTGATTTGAGCAAGGACGATATAAAAAAGAAGGCGGAATCACTTGGATCTAGAGTGAATAATGTCCCCATGCTAAAACAG ATCACTGAGAAGAGATCGAAGCTTCCCATTGCAGCCTTTAGGGATGTCATTACATCGACAATAGATTCTCATCAG GTGGTACTCATTTCTGGTGAAACTGGGTGCGGAAAAACCACACAG GTCCCTCAATATATTTTGGATCATATGTGGCGTAAGGGTGAGGCATGTAAAATAGTTTGTACTCAACCAAGGAGAATATCAGCAACATCAG TTGCAGAGAGAATTTCTTCTGAAAGAGGTGAAAATATAGGGGAATGTGTTGGATACAAG ATAAGGTTAGAGAGCAAAGGTGGGAGGCATTCGTCTATTGTGTTTTGCACTAATGGGGTCCTTTTGAGGGTGCTCATTGCCAAAGGCAGTGATAGGTCGGAAATTGTTTCTTCAAGAAGGGAAAAGGATGATATTTCTAACATAACTCACATTATTGTG GATGAAATTCATGAGCGCGACCGTTTCTCAGATTTTATGCTAGCAATTATCAG AGACATGCTTCCATCTTATCCTAATTTGAGACTG GTACTAATGAGCGCTACACTTGATGCTGAACGGTTTTCACAATATTTTGGTGGCTGTCCTATCATAAGAGTGCCGGGCTTCACTTATCCT GTAAAAACTTTCTATTTGGAGGATGTACTCTCTTTCCTGAAATCATCTGAAAGTAATCACCTTGATTGTACTTCAATAAGTGCAACTGATGACTTGGAGTCTGTTGAGGAACGTAAAGAAGCCATAGATGAAGCTATTAATTTGGCTTGGTCCACTGATGAGTTTGCTCCTCTTCGTGAACTAGTCTCTTGTGAAAGAGGTGCAAACCTTCAGCATTCTATTACTGGAGTAACTCCGTTAATGATATTTTCTGGAAAAGGAGAAGTGGGTGACCTTGGCATGCTCCTCTCATTTGGTGCGGACTGCCATCTACGAGACAATGATGGAAGAAATGCACTTGAGTGGGCTAAACATAACAAACAGGATGAAGCTGCTGAAATTTTGAATAAACACATTGAAGAGAGCATTACCAACTCAAAGGAAGAAAATCATTTACTTGATAAATATTTTTCGACAGCCAATTCGGAATTAATTGATGTTGTCCTAATTGAGAAGCTGTTGAGGAAAATATGTTGCGACTCAGTAGATGGAGCAATTCTTGTTTTTCTTTCAGGGTGGGATGATATAAAGAAAACAAAAGAGATACTAGAGACTAGCAACTTCTTCAAGGATTCTAATAAGTTTGTCATATTAGCACTTCATTCCATGGTCCCTTCAATGGAGCAGAAGAAGGTTTTTAACAGGCCACCTCCAGGTTGCCGAAAGATCATTCTCTCAACCAATATTTCTGAAACAGCTATCACCATtgatgatgttgtttatgttataGACTGTGGTCGGATGAAAGAGAAAAGCTATGACCCTTATAATAATGTATCGACTCTTCATTCTTCTTGGATTTCAAAAGCCAGTGCAAAGCAACGAGAGGGACGTGCAGGGCGTTGCCAGCCTGGTATATGTTATCATCTTTATTCGAAACTTCGAGCAGCTTCACTGCCAGCTTTTCAAGTGCCTGAAATAAAGCGAATGCCAATTGAGGAACTCTGTTTACAg GTGAAGCTTCTGGATCCAGAATGCAAGATAGACgaattcttgaagaaaacattGGATCCTCCTGTTTTTGAAAGCATGCGTAATGCAATTATTGTTCTCCAAGATATTGGGGCCTTGACACCTGATGAGAAACTCACCGAGCTAGGGGAGAAGTTAGGTTCTCTACCAGTGCATCCCCTAACAAGCAAGATGCTTTTTTTGGCCATATTATTAAACTGCCTTGATCCTGCTTTGACTTTAGCTTGTGCTTCGGACTACAGAGATCCATTTACACTTCCTATGTCACCTTTTGATAAGAAAAAAGCTGCGGCTGCCAAATCAGAGCTGGCATCTTTATATGGTGGACAAAGTGATCAGCTAGCACTAATAGCTGCATTTGAGTGCTGGAAGAAGGCCAAGGAAAAGGGTCAAGAAGCAAGGTTCTGTTCTAATTACTATGTGTCTTCTGGCACCATGAATATGCTGTTTGGAATGCGTAAGCAACTCCGGTCAGAGTTACATAGGAATGGATTTATTCCAGACGATGTTTCTCTTTGTAGCCTTAATGCACATGACCCTGGTATACTTGATGCCGTCCTTTTTGCTGGTTTGTATCCAATGGTTGGGAGACTGTTTCCCCAAAAAGGGAGGCGCGCTCTTGTAGAGACTTCCGGTGGTGAGAAGGTTCGACTCCACCCTCATTCAACCAACTTTAAGTTATCAAAAAGGAATGATCAGCCTTTGCTCATATTTGATGAGGTAACCCGTGGAGATGGGGGGTTGCATATTAGGAACTGTAGTGTTATTGGGCCACTACCTTTATTATTGCTAGCAACAGAGATTGTAGTAGCTCCTAGTAAGGAGGATGACGAAGAAggggatgatgatgatgatgatgaagacGGGACTGAATCTGAAGATGCGGATCTGGATGAAAATGATGAACATGTAGCAGAGAAGCATAGCAAGTTGGACATAGAAGGTGAAAAAATTATGTCATCACCCGAGAATACAGTTAAAGTAGTTGTTGATCGGTGGCTCGCTTTCGAGACAACTGCTCTTGATGTTGCTCAAATATACTGTTTGAGGGAGAGATTATCTGCAGCAACCTTGTTTAAG GTGAGGGAGCCGCGTAAAATTCTTCCTGAAAACTTTGGCGTCTCCATGTGTGCAATAGCTAGTGTTCTATCTTATGATGGACGCTCAGGGATCTCAGAAACACTGGATTCTGTGGAAAAACTGACTTCAATGGTGAGTGCAACTGAATTTGGCCAAGCAGAACAAGGCACTAACAACAAGATTCATCAGCCAAACAATTTTCTAAATTCACTTATTCGCCCTCGTAACAATGCTGCACACTATTACAATGGCAAGGTATCTGCTTCTAGGGGAATGGTCAATAGAAATGGGCAGTTATATTATCACCTTAGGCAACCACCTCCTTCAGCATCGACAAATCATTATAGAGGCAGGGCACCCCAAAATTTTGGTCTGCCTGCTTATGAGGCGGGAGTGCATGGTGAAATTGGTCCGAGTGGGGATTCCTTAAAGCGACGGTATCGTACTCACAGAAGTTAA
- the LOC141698514 gene encoding DExH-box ATP-dependent RNA helicase DExH6 isoform X1 yields the protein MNQTGKRNKKQKGGGGEFNKKNDVHIAESTRIKIHTLLEDFRTSNHKEYTFEANLTNTERAAVHILCRKMGLRSKSSGRGDQRRVSVFTNKAKSGTMKKEKLTCFTFSEESKEVLQDLFMRYPPDDHDIGQETVKFGGINDKLKRKKDDIFSRPDLSKDDIKKKAESLGSRVNNVPMLKQITEKRSKLPIAAFRDVITSTIDSHQVVLISGETGCGKTTQYTILAESLSLQIHSYESCEVLRVPQYILDHMWRKGEACKIVCTQPRRISATSVAERISSERGENIGECVGYKIRLESKGGRHSSIVFCTNGVLLRVLIAKGSDRSEIVSSRREKDDISNITHIIVDEIHERDRFSDFMLAIIRDMLPSYPNLRLVLMSATLDAERFSQYFGGCPIIRVPGFTYPVKTFYLEDVLSFLKSSESNHLDCTSISATDDLESVEERKEAIDEAINLAWSTDEFAPLRELVSCERGANLQHSITGVTPLMIFSGKGEVGDLGMLLSFGADCHLRDNDGRNALEWAKHNKQDEAAEILNKHIEESITNSKEENHLLDKYFSTANSELIDVVLIEKLLRKICCDSVDGAILVFLSGWDDIKKTKEILETSNFFKDSNKFVILALHSMVPSMEQKKVFNRPPPGCRKIILSTNISETAITIDDVVYVIDCGRMKEKSYDPYNNVSTLHSSWISKASAKQREGRAGRCQPGICYHLYSKLRAASLPAFQVPEIKRMPIEELCLQVKLLDPECKIDEFLKKTLDPPVFESMRNAIIVLQDIGALTPDEKLTELGEKLGSLPVHPLTSKMLFLAILLNCLDPALTLACASDYRDPFTLPMSPFDKKKAAAAKSELASLYGGQSDQLALIAAFECWKKAKEKGQEARFCSNYYVSSGTMNMLFGMRKQLRSELHRNGFIPDDVSLCSLNAHDPGILDAVLFAGLYPMVGRLFPQKGRRALVETSGGEKVRLHPHSTNFKLSKRNDQPLLIFDEVTRGDGGLHIRNCSVIGPLPLLLLATEIVVAPSKEDDEEGDDDDDDEDGTESEDADLDENDEHVAEKHSKLDIEGEKIMSSPENTVKVVVDRWLAFETTALDVAQIYCLRERLSAATLFKVREPRKILPENFGVSMCAIASVLSYDGRSGISETLDSVEKLTSMVSATEFGQAEQGTNNKIHQPNNFLNSLIRPRNNAAHYYNGKVSASRGMVNRNGQLYYHLRQPPPSASTNHYRGRAPQNFGLPAYEAGVHGEIGPSGDSLKRRYRTHRS from the exons ATGAATCAAACAGGAAAAAGAAACAAGAAACAAAAGGGTGGAGGAGGAGAGTTTAATAAAAAGAACGATGTTCACATTGCCGAATCTACTCGTATTAAGATACACACTTTACTCGAGGACTTCCGTACATCTAATCACAAAG AATACACATTTGAAGCCAATCTTACAAATACAGAGCGTGCGGCAGTGCATATATTGTGCAGGAAAATGGGGTTGAGGTCCAAAAGCTCTGG GCGCGGTGATCAACGACGTGTCTCTGTTTTCACGAATAAAGCAAAATCAGGTACAATGAAGAAGGAAAAATTGACTTGCTTTACATTTTCGGAAGAGTCAAAAGAAGTATTACAGGATCTATTTATGAGGTATCCACCAGATGATCATGATATCGGACAGGAAACGGTTAAATTTGGTGGAATCAATGACAAATTAAAACGGAAAAAGGATGATATCTTTTCCAGACCTGATTTGAGCAAGGACGATATAAAAAAGAAGGCGGAATCACTTGGATCTAGAGTGAATAATGTCCCCATGCTAAAACAG ATCACTGAGAAGAGATCGAAGCTTCCCATTGCAGCCTTTAGGGATGTCATTACATCGACAATAGATTCTCATCAG GTGGTACTCATTTCTGGTGAAACTGGGTGCGGAAAAACCACACAG TACACTATTTTGGCAGAATCTCTTTCTTTGCAAATACACAGTTATGAAAGTTGTGAAGTTCTTCGA GTCCCTCAATATATTTTGGATCATATGTGGCGTAAGGGTGAGGCATGTAAAATAGTTTGTACTCAACCAAGGAGAATATCAGCAACATCAG TTGCAGAGAGAATTTCTTCTGAAAGAGGTGAAAATATAGGGGAATGTGTTGGATACAAG ATAAGGTTAGAGAGCAAAGGTGGGAGGCATTCGTCTATTGTGTTTTGCACTAATGGGGTCCTTTTGAGGGTGCTCATTGCCAAAGGCAGTGATAGGTCGGAAATTGTTTCTTCAAGAAGGGAAAAGGATGATATTTCTAACATAACTCACATTATTGTG GATGAAATTCATGAGCGCGACCGTTTCTCAGATTTTATGCTAGCAATTATCAG AGACATGCTTCCATCTTATCCTAATTTGAGACTG GTACTAATGAGCGCTACACTTGATGCTGAACGGTTTTCACAATATTTTGGTGGCTGTCCTATCATAAGAGTGCCGGGCTTCACTTATCCT GTAAAAACTTTCTATTTGGAGGATGTACTCTCTTTCCTGAAATCATCTGAAAGTAATCACCTTGATTGTACTTCAATAAGTGCAACTGATGACTTGGAGTCTGTTGAGGAACGTAAAGAAGCCATAGATGAAGCTATTAATTTGGCTTGGTCCACTGATGAGTTTGCTCCTCTTCGTGAACTAGTCTCTTGTGAAAGAGGTGCAAACCTTCAGCATTCTATTACTGGAGTAACTCCGTTAATGATATTTTCTGGAAAAGGAGAAGTGGGTGACCTTGGCATGCTCCTCTCATTTGGTGCGGACTGCCATCTACGAGACAATGATGGAAGAAATGCACTTGAGTGGGCTAAACATAACAAACAGGATGAAGCTGCTGAAATTTTGAATAAACACATTGAAGAGAGCATTACCAACTCAAAGGAAGAAAATCATTTACTTGATAAATATTTTTCGACAGCCAATTCGGAATTAATTGATGTTGTCCTAATTGAGAAGCTGTTGAGGAAAATATGTTGCGACTCAGTAGATGGAGCAATTCTTGTTTTTCTTTCAGGGTGGGATGATATAAAGAAAACAAAAGAGATACTAGAGACTAGCAACTTCTTCAAGGATTCTAATAAGTTTGTCATATTAGCACTTCATTCCATGGTCCCTTCAATGGAGCAGAAGAAGGTTTTTAACAGGCCACCTCCAGGTTGCCGAAAGATCATTCTCTCAACCAATATTTCTGAAACAGCTATCACCATtgatgatgttgtttatgttataGACTGTGGTCGGATGAAAGAGAAAAGCTATGACCCTTATAATAATGTATCGACTCTTCATTCTTCTTGGATTTCAAAAGCCAGTGCAAAGCAACGAGAGGGACGTGCAGGGCGTTGCCAGCCTGGTATATGTTATCATCTTTATTCGAAACTTCGAGCAGCTTCACTGCCAGCTTTTCAAGTGCCTGAAATAAAGCGAATGCCAATTGAGGAACTCTGTTTACAg GTGAAGCTTCTGGATCCAGAATGCAAGATAGACgaattcttgaagaaaacattGGATCCTCCTGTTTTTGAAAGCATGCGTAATGCAATTATTGTTCTCCAAGATATTGGGGCCTTGACACCTGATGAGAAACTCACCGAGCTAGGGGAGAAGTTAGGTTCTCTACCAGTGCATCCCCTAACAAGCAAGATGCTTTTTTTGGCCATATTATTAAACTGCCTTGATCCTGCTTTGACTTTAGCTTGTGCTTCGGACTACAGAGATCCATTTACACTTCCTATGTCACCTTTTGATAAGAAAAAAGCTGCGGCTGCCAAATCAGAGCTGGCATCTTTATATGGTGGACAAAGTGATCAGCTAGCACTAATAGCTGCATTTGAGTGCTGGAAGAAGGCCAAGGAAAAGGGTCAAGAAGCAAGGTTCTGTTCTAATTACTATGTGTCTTCTGGCACCATGAATATGCTGTTTGGAATGCGTAAGCAACTCCGGTCAGAGTTACATAGGAATGGATTTATTCCAGACGATGTTTCTCTTTGTAGCCTTAATGCACATGACCCTGGTATACTTGATGCCGTCCTTTTTGCTGGTTTGTATCCAATGGTTGGGAGACTGTTTCCCCAAAAAGGGAGGCGCGCTCTTGTAGAGACTTCCGGTGGTGAGAAGGTTCGACTCCACCCTCATTCAACCAACTTTAAGTTATCAAAAAGGAATGATCAGCCTTTGCTCATATTTGATGAGGTAACCCGTGGAGATGGGGGGTTGCATATTAGGAACTGTAGTGTTATTGGGCCACTACCTTTATTATTGCTAGCAACAGAGATTGTAGTAGCTCCTAGTAAGGAGGATGACGAAGAAggggatgatgatgatgatgatgaagacGGGACTGAATCTGAAGATGCGGATCTGGATGAAAATGATGAACATGTAGCAGAGAAGCATAGCAAGTTGGACATAGAAGGTGAAAAAATTATGTCATCACCCGAGAATACAGTTAAAGTAGTTGTTGATCGGTGGCTCGCTTTCGAGACAACTGCTCTTGATGTTGCTCAAATATACTGTTTGAGGGAGAGATTATCTGCAGCAACCTTGTTTAAG GTGAGGGAGCCGCGTAAAATTCTTCCTGAAAACTTTGGCGTCTCCATGTGTGCAATAGCTAGTGTTCTATCTTATGATGGACGCTCAGGGATCTCAGAAACACTGGATTCTGTGGAAAAACTGACTTCAATGGTGAGTGCAACTGAATTTGGCCAAGCAGAACAAGGCACTAACAACAAGATTCATCAGCCAAACAATTTTCTAAATTCACTTATTCGCCCTCGTAACAATGCTGCACACTATTACAATGGCAAGGTATCTGCTTCTAGGGGAATGGTCAATAGAAATGGGCAGTTATATTATCACCTTAGGCAACCACCTCCTTCAGCATCGACAAATCATTATAGAGGCAGGGCACCCCAAAATTTTGGTCTGCCTGCTTATGAGGCGGGAGTGCATGGTGAAATTGGTCCGAGTGGGGATTCCTTAAAGCGACGGTATCGTACTCACAGAAGTTAA
- the LOC141698515 gene encoding phytoene synthase, chloroplastic, protein MACNFDVGVIYYPKEINGRSMFERSRKSRISSRVMKFSTGVSAVAANPVRTSEERVYQVVLKQAALVREEKRLSKALSSHTKRKGSKTLDTSENDGVGMKSWNLLNEAYDRCGEVCAEYAKTFYLGTLLMTPERRRAVWAIYVWCRRTDELVDGPNASHITPKALDRWEKRLNDLFDGQPYDMYDAALADTVSTYPVDIQPFKDMIDGMRMDLKKSRYQTFDELYLYCYYVAGTVGLMSVPVMGIAPESKATTESVYSAALALGIANQLTNILRDVGEDARRGRIYLPQEELKLAGITPEYIFKGKVTDKWRSFMKGQIKRARMFFDEAEKGVAELSSASRWPVWASLLLYKQILDAIEANDYDNFTKRAYVGKAKKLVSLPLAYSRALFAPSIVSKHTN, encoded by the exons ATGGCTTGTAATTTTGATGTTGGGGTGATTTATTATCCGAAAGAAATTAATGGGAGGTCTATGTTTGAGAGGAGTAGAAAGAGTAGAATTAGTAGTAGGGTTATGAAGTTCTCTACTGGAGTATCAGCTGTAGCAGCTAATCCGGTTAGGACATCAGAGGAGAGAGTTTATCAAGTGGTGCTTAAGCAAGCGGCTTTGGTCAGGGAGGAGAAGAGACTCAGCAAAGCTTTATCTTCCCACACCAAACGGAAGGGATCCAAAACCTTAGATACTTCTGAGAATGATGGTGTTGGTATGAAGAGTTGGAATTTGTTGAATGAGGCTTATGATCGCTGTGGTGAAGTTTGTGCTGAATATGCCAAGACATTTTACTTAG GAACATTACTCATGACACCAGAGCGTCGAAGAGCTGTTTGGGCAATATATG TGTGGTGTAGAAGAACAGATGAGCTAGTAGATGGACCTAATGCCTCCCATATCACACCCAAGGCTCTTGACAGATGGGAGAAAAGGCTAAATGATCTTTTCGATGGCCAGCCATACGATATGTATGATGCTGCACTTGCTGATACTGTTTCGACATACCCTGTTGATATTCAG CCTTTTAAAGATATGATTGATGGAATGAGAATGGACTTGAAAAAATCACGTTACCAAACCTTTGATGAACTCTACCTCTACTGCTACTATGTTGCTGGAACAGTTGGACTAATGAGTGTTCCAGTAATGGGGATTGCACCCGAATCAAAGGCCACAACAGAGAGTGTTTACAGTGCAGCTTTAGCCCTTGGCATTGCCAATCAACTTACTAACATTCTCCGTGATGTTGGAGAAGA TGCTAGGAGGGGGAGAATATATTTGCCTCAGGAGGAGCTTAAGCTTGCTGGGATAACACCAGAATACATATTCAAAGGAAAGGTTACCGACAAGTGGCGTAGTTTCATGAAAGGGCAGATAAAAAGAGCAAGAATGTTCTTTGATGAAGCGGAGAAGGGTGTGGCAGAGTTAAGTTCAGCAAGTAGATGGCCAGTTTGGGCATCATTGTTATTGTACAAGCAAATCTTGGATGCAATTGAAGCCAATGACTATGATAACTTCACCAAGAGAGCATATGTAGGCAAAGCTAAGAAACTAGTCTCTTTACCTTTGGCTTATAGTAGAGCCCTTTTTGCCCCTTCAATTGTTTCAAAACATACAAACTAA